In one window of Paracoccus saliphilus DNA:
- a CDS encoding glutathione S-transferase family protein, which produces MPTLYHAPNSRSTSIVQLVEEMGLTDQIDIVTVTIARQDGSGGRDPQNPHPEGKVPYLVNEKDHIRERGAIITYLTDMFPESGLGRSAGDPQRGEYLTWLFYYQGVIEPVAILHFAQLSHPAIEASLRDYDTMLTRLDEVLVKQPYLLGESFSAVDLLCSGPFAWFGDQMPSTPAIDAWVARCQDREAARRVQAKDNS; this is translated from the coding sequence ATGCCGACTCTTTATCATGCTCCCAACAGCCGCTCGACCTCCATCGTCCAGCTCGTCGAAGAAATGGGGCTGACCGATCAGATCGATATCGTCACAGTCACCATCGCCCGGCAAGACGGCTCGGGCGGTCGTGATCCCCAGAATCCGCATCCCGAAGGCAAGGTACCATATCTGGTGAATGAGAAAGATCATATCCGGGAACGTGGCGCGATCATCACATATCTGACCGACATGTTCCCGGAAAGCGGGCTCGGCCGCTCTGCCGGTGATCCGCAGCGCGGGGAGTATCTGACATGGTTATTCTACTATCAGGGAGTTATCGAGCCCGTCGCTATCCTACATTTCGCACAGCTCAGCCATCCTGCCATCGAGGCGTCACTGCGCGATTATGACACCATGCTGACGCGGTTGGACGAGGTGCTTGTCAAGCAACCTTACCTTCTGGGCGAAAGTTTCAGCGCGGTTGACCTGCTCTGCTCCGGGCCCTTCGCCTGGTTTGGCGATCAAATGCCATCGACTCCGGCCATCGACGCATGGGTTGCGCGCTGCCAGGATCGAGAAGCTGCACGGAGGGTTCAAGCCAAGGACAATTCCTGA
- a CDS encoding helix-turn-helix transcriptional regulator produces the protein MARTDRLMRLMDLLRRLPAPVTAIRLAEETGVSQRQLYRDIATLRAGGALIDGEAGLGYTLTEDPALPPQSFSRLEIEALRLAVDALGRIGDPDLTSAAHDALARIIATLPERQSRQALHAVMRSFDAGPERVPPRIDLAVIRAGCWDETELEIDYVDLKGAASRRSIWPLGLSYSQHTLMLLAYCRLRMDFRIFHVNRIEALRATGDSFRPHRVALVREYASKRNARPPVCTG, from the coding sequence ATGGCCCGAACCGATCGCCTGATGCGCTTGATGGATCTGCTGCGTCGCCTGCCGGCACCGGTCACCGCAATCAGATTGGCGGAGGAAACCGGTGTTTCACAGCGTCAGCTTTATCGTGACATCGCAACGCTGAGGGCCGGTGGAGCCCTGATCGATGGCGAAGCCGGGTTGGGTTATACCCTGACCGAGGATCCTGCGCTGCCGCCGCAAAGCTTCTCGCGGCTCGAGATCGAAGCGCTGCGGCTGGCGGTAGATGCGCTCGGGCGCATTGGTGATCCCGACTTGACCTCGGCAGCGCATGACGCGCTCGCTCGCATCATCGCCACGCTGCCCGAGCGTCAGTCACGGCAGGCTTTACACGCCGTAATGCGCAGCTTCGACGCCGGCCCCGAACGCGTGCCACCCCGCATTGACCTTGCCGTGATTCGTGCGGGATGCTGGGATGAGACGGAGCTTGAAATAGACTATGTCGATCTCAAGGGCGCAGCTTCGCGCCGCTCTATCTGGCCGCTTGGCCTGTCGTATTCACAGCACACATTGATGCTTCTTGCCTATTGCCGTTTGCGCATGGATTTTCGCATCTTCCACGTCAATCGCATCGAAGCGTTGCGCGCCACGGGCGACAGCTTTCGTCCTCATCGTGTTGCGCTGGTCCGCGAATATGCGTCCAAACGCAATGCCCGCCCTCCGGTTTGCACGGGATGA
- a CDS encoding outer membrane protein, protein MRGKILATVCAVSSVTFMVGGVAYAGGYVAPVIEEAPVVVEPTPVSDWAGAYVGGSLGYAFGGDDVIGLESSDGSERATDLGEADIKGVNGGLHAGYRWQRDNWVFGPELGIEGGSVDGSDSFNALGMDRELESKLNYLVSLRMKTGYAVNPETLVYGTFGVAHGDFDYKLSDANASYTEGFSDTGVTAGLGVERKLNERLSMFAEWEYRHFEKTAVTFATDGGDLVSQATPKHHNIKVGVNYRF, encoded by the coding sequence ATGCGTGGAAAGATTCTTGCCACGGTCTGTGCTGTTTCAAGCGTTACATTTATGGTTGGTGGTGTAGCATATGCTGGTGGCTATGTTGCCCCCGTTATCGAAGAAGCCCCGGTGGTTGTTGAGCCGACTCCGGTTTCCGATTGGGCTGGTGCATATGTCGGCGGATCACTGGGCTATGCGTTCGGCGGCGATGATGTTATCGGGCTTGAGAGTAGCGACGGGAGCGAGCGTGCCACTGATCTCGGCGAAGCCGACATTAAAGGCGTTAATGGCGGGCTTCATGCGGGTTATCGCTGGCAGAGGGACAACTGGGTCTTTGGCCCCGAGCTGGGTATCGAAGGCGGTAGCGTCGATGGAAGCGACAGTTTCAACGCACTCGGGATGGATCGGGAACTCGAATCCAAGCTGAACTATCTGGTGTCGCTGCGGATGAAGACCGGCTATGCCGTGAACCCGGAAACGCTGGTTTACGGAACCTTTGGTGTCGCCCATGGCGATTTTGACTATAAACTGTCGGATGCGAACGCTTCCTACACGGAAGGTTTCTCCGATACCGGCGTCACGGCGGGGCTGGGCGTTGAGCGCAAGCTGAACGAACGCCTGTCGATGTTTGCCGAGTGGGAATATCGGCACTTTGAAAAGACCGCTGTCACCTTTGCAACGGATGGCGGCGATCTGGTTTCTCAGGCAACTCCGAAGCACCATAATATCAAGGTCGGTGTGAACTATCGCTTCTGA
- the rpsU gene encoding 30S ribosomal protein S21, translated as MQVNVRDNNVEQALRALKKKLQREGVFREMKLRQHFEKPSVKKAREKAEAVRRARKLARKKAQREGAL; from the coding sequence ATGCAGGTCAATGTTCGCGACAACAATGTCGAACAGGCGCTTCGTGCTCTGAAAAAGAAACTTCAGCGCGAAGGTGTCTTCCGCGAGATGAAGCTTCGGCAACATTTCGAGAAGCCGTCGGTCAAGAAAGCCCGTGAAAAGGCCGAGGCCGTTCGTCGCGCCCGCAAGCTGGCCCGTAAAAAGGCACAGCGCGAAGGCGCACTGTAA
- the recF gene encoding DNA replication/repair protein RecF (All proteins in this family for which functions are known are DNA-binding proteins that assist the filamentation of RecA onto DNA for the initiation of recombination or recombinational repair.) yields the protein MTVSKLSLAQFRSWPRLDLELDQRPLAIFGPNGSGKTNILEAVSMLAPGRGLRAAPALDQARQGRDSGWRIRARIGDHEVEITAPPGQSRGVLIDDKQVPQTALGRLLRVIWLVPAMDRLWTDAPETRRRFMDRITLSLFPDHADHALGYDKAMRERNRLLKDQVTDPGWYRALEAQMATAGAALTRNRQAALERIMAAQHQDMTGFPAATMTLMPGEGQADDPDEESIAARLAAMRSRDLAAGRSLTGPHRADLGAHWGPQEMPAALSSTGEQKALLLSLMLANARALSDQPVVLLLDEVAAHLDADRRAALYDQIASMPAQTLLTGTGPELFTDFGARARRLSVCKDGGASSAEEVQ from the coding sequence GTGACGGTATCGAAGCTGTCGTTGGCGCAGTTCCGGTCCTGGCCGCGTTTGGATCTGGAACTCGATCAGCGGCCTCTGGCGATTTTTGGTCCAAACGGTTCGGGCAAGACCAATATACTGGAAGCCGTGTCGATGTTGGCCCCCGGCCGCGGGCTTCGGGCGGCTCCTGCCCTCGATCAGGCAAGGCAAGGACGAGATTCCGGTTGGCGAATCCGGGCACGCATCGGGGATCATGAGGTTGAGATCACCGCGCCGCCCGGTCAATCTCGTGGAGTTCTGATCGATGACAAGCAGGTGCCGCAAACGGCATTGGGGCGACTGCTTCGGGTGATCTGGCTGGTCCCGGCCATGGATCGGCTCTGGACCGATGCGCCTGAAACGCGGCGCAGGTTCATGGACCGGATCACGCTCAGCTTGTTTCCCGATCATGCCGATCATGCGCTTGGCTATGACAAGGCCATGCGTGAACGGAACCGGTTGCTGAAGGATCAGGTGACCGACCCCGGTTGGTATCGTGCGCTCGAGGCGCAGATGGCCACGGCGGGTGCTGCCCTCACCCGCAACCGGCAGGCGGCACTCGAAAGGATCATGGCGGCGCAACATCAAGACATGACCGGGTTTCCCGCTGCAACCATGACGCTGATGCCCGGAGAGGGACAAGCCGACGATCCGGACGAAGAGAGCATCGCCGCACGATTGGCCGCTATGCGGTCGCGTGATCTGGCGGCGGGGCGCAGTTTGACCGGCCCGCACCGCGCTGATCTTGGTGCGCATTGGGGCCCTCAGGAAATGCCCGCCGCATTGTCTTCTACCGGCGAGCAGAAGGCGCTGCTGCTGTCGCTGATGCTGGCCAATGCCCGTGCCCTATCGGATCAGCCGGTGGTCCTGTTGCTGGACGAGGTCGCCGCGCATCTCGACGCCGATCGGCGCGCGGCATTGTATGACCAGATCGCGTCCATGCCCGCACAGACATTGTTGACCGGGACAGGCCCGGAATTATTCACCGATTTCGGTGCAAGGGCGCGAAGGCTGTCGGTTTGTAAAGATGGTGGCGCCTCCAGCGCCGAGGAGGTGCAATGA
- a CDS encoding COQ9 family protein translates to MQTDRETLLNAALDHVPFEGMNDRALLAGAADIDMPESLARVHFPQGGAGLAAAYHRRADAQLREWLTEVSPQGRFRDRIADAVWHRLSLVQPELVRAGAATLALPGNAALGTRLVWETADAIWSGLGDSSDDANWYSKRATLSAVVGATVLFWLGDESDYQAETRAFLDRRIDGVMRFEKTKASLRKIPGAESLGNLAFGWIRAPRQRNLPGKMQTK, encoded by the coding sequence ATGCAAACAGATCGCGAAACCCTGCTGAATGCGGCGCTCGACCACGTTCCGTTCGAAGGAATGAATGATCGTGCCCTGCTGGCAGGGGCTGCGGATATCGACATGCCCGAATCGCTCGCCCGTGTGCACTTTCCTCAGGGAGGGGCTGGATTGGCCGCGGCTTATCACCGTCGGGCGGATGCCCAATTGCGTGAGTGGTTGACCGAGGTGTCGCCACAAGGACGCTTTCGTGACCGAATAGCGGATGCTGTCTGGCATCGCTTGTCGCTGGTACAGCCAGAGCTGGTGCGCGCCGGCGCCGCGACATTGGCGCTACCTGGAAATGCGGCGCTCGGGACCCGCTTGGTGTGGGAGACAGCGGATGCGATCTGGTCCGGGCTTGGCGATAGCTCGGATGACGCAAACTGGTATAGCAAGCGCGCGACCCTCTCGGCCGTGGTCGGGGCAACGGTTCTGTTTTGGCTGGGAGACGAATCTGATTATCAGGCAGAGACCCGGGCTTTTCTTGACCGTCGGATCGATGGTGTGATGCGGTTCGAAAAGACAAAGGCATCACTGCGCAAGATTCCGGGCGCCGAGTCGCTCGGAAATCTGGCTTTCGGTTGGATACGCGCGCCACGTCAACGTAACCTGCCCGGAAAGATGCAGACAAAATAA
- the gyrB gene encoding DNA topoisomerase (ATP-hydrolyzing) subunit B: MTNTAPQPADYGADSIKVLKGLEAVRKRPGMYIGDTDDGSGLHHMVYEVVDNGIDEALADYADYVKVEIHADNSVSVRDNGRGIPVEMHSGEGVSAAEVIMTQLHAGGKFDQNSYKVSGGLHGVGVSVVNALSDWLELRVWRNGKEHYARFEHGDTVEHLRVVGDAAEGETGTEVRFLASAKTNNPDGTFSNLEYSFKTLENRLRELAFLNSGVRIILEDSRHADLQRTELFYEGGVREFVKYLDRSKTSVMPEPIFITGDRNGIGVEVAMWWNDSYHETVLPFTNNIPQRDGGTHMAGFRGGLTRVINQYAQSSGIAKKEKVDFTGDDAREGLTCVLSVKVPDPKFSSQTKDKLVSSEVRPAVEGMVNEKLAEWFEENPNEAKQIVGKIIEAALAREAARKARELTRRKTAMDVASLPGKLADCQEKDPSLSELFIVEGDSAGGSAKQGRSRKNQAVLPLRGKILNVERARFDRMLSSETVGTLITALGTGIGRDEFDLSKLRYHKIIIMTDADVDGAHIRTLLLTFFFRQMPELIEAGHLYIAQPPLYKVGRGRSEVYLKNEAALEDYLIQQGIDGAALRLGSGEEIVGNDLARVVEEARSARRILRAYPTHYPPHITEQAAIAGALVPGRVDSDAQGAADAVAARLDMVAEEYERGWGGRPTQDGGIRLTRMLRGVEENRTLDGQMLRSGESRRLGEMTQALQDIYAKPARLVRKDREIPIFGPLGLLAAIFLEGEKGLSLQRYKGLGEMNPDQLWETTLDPVARTMLQVHIEDVAEAEDLFTKLMGDVVEPRREFIQQNALSVENLDI, encoded by the coding sequence ATGACCAACACCGCCCCGCAGCCCGCAGATTACGGTGCAGATTCCATCAAGGTTCTCAAGGGGTTAGAGGCCGTCCGCAAGCGACCTGGCATGTATATCGGCGATACCGATGATGGCAGTGGTCTGCATCACATGGTTTACGAGGTCGTCGATAACGGCATCGACGAGGCGTTGGCCGATTATGCCGACTACGTGAAAGTCGAAATCCACGCAGATAACAGCGTCAGCGTTCGTGATAATGGCCGAGGTATCCCGGTCGAGATGCATTCCGGTGAAGGAGTCAGCGCTGCCGAGGTCATCATGACCCAGCTTCACGCGGGCGGGAAATTCGACCAGAACAGCTACAAGGTCTCGGGTGGTCTGCACGGCGTCGGCGTCTCGGTCGTGAATGCGCTCAGCGACTGGCTTGAATTGCGCGTCTGGCGCAATGGCAAAGAGCATTACGCCCGCTTCGAGCATGGCGATACCGTCGAACATCTTCGCGTGGTCGGCGATGCGGCAGAAGGAGAAACCGGGACCGAGGTCCGTTTCCTTGCTTCTGCCAAGACGAATAACCCGGACGGCACCTTCAGCAATCTGGAGTACAGCTTCAAGACGCTCGAAAACCGTCTGCGGGAACTGGCCTTCCTGAACAGCGGCGTAAGGATCATCCTGGAGGACAGCCGCCACGCTGATTTGCAACGGACCGAGCTATTCTACGAGGGCGGCGTGCGCGAATTCGTGAAATATCTTGATCGGTCCAAGACATCCGTCATGCCTGAACCGATCTTCATCACCGGCGATCGCAATGGCATAGGGGTCGAGGTCGCGATGTGGTGGAATGACAGCTACCACGAGACCGTACTGCCATTCACAAATAACATCCCGCAGCGGGATGGCGGCACCCATATGGCGGGGTTCCGCGGTGGGCTGACGCGTGTGATCAATCAATATGCGCAATCCAGCGGGATCGCGAAGAAGGAGAAGGTTGATTTCACCGGCGACGACGCGCGCGAAGGACTGACTTGCGTGCTGTCGGTCAAGGTGCCCGACCCGAAGTTCTCCAGCCAGACCAAGGATAAGCTGGTTTCAAGCGAGGTTCGCCCCGCGGTCGAGGGAATGGTTAACGAGAAACTGGCCGAGTGGTTCGAGGAAAACCCGAACGAAGCCAAGCAGATCGTTGGCAAGATCATCGAAGCCGCATTGGCGCGCGAAGCCGCCCGCAAGGCACGAGAACTGACCCGACGCAAGACTGCGATGGATGTTGCCAGCTTGCCCGGCAAACTGGCCGATTGCCAGGAGAAGGATCCCTCCCTGTCCGAACTCTTCATCGTCGAGGGTGACTCGGCGGGGGGATCCGCCAAGCAAGGGCGTTCGCGCAAAAATCAGGCGGTGCTGCCTTTGCGCGGCAAAATCCTGAACGTCGAGCGCGCACGTTTCGACCGGATGCTGTCATCGGAAACGGTCGGCACGCTGATCACGGCATTAGGGACCGGGATCGGGCGCGACGAATTCGATCTGTCCAAGTTGCGCTATCACAAGATCATTATCATGACTGATGCCGATGTGGACGGTGCGCATATCCGGACGTTGTTGTTGACGTTCTTCTTCCGCCAGATGCCTGAATTGATCGAGGCTGGGCACCTCTATATTGCTCAGCCGCCGCTTTATAAGGTTGGACGCGGGCGGTCCGAAGTTTATCTGAAGAACGAGGCCGCATTGGAGGATTACCTGATTCAGCAAGGTATTGACGGCGCAGCATTGCGGCTTGGATCAGGCGAGGAAATCGTGGGCAACGATCTGGCCCGCGTCGTGGAAGAGGCGCGTAGTGCCCGGCGGATTTTGCGGGCATATCCGACACATTACCCGCCACATATCACGGAACAGGCCGCAATCGCCGGGGCCTTGGTGCCAGGCAGGGTTGATTCGGATGCGCAGGGAGCCGCTGACGCTGTCGCCGCGCGTCTGGATATGGTGGCCGAGGAGTACGAGCGCGGTTGGGGGGGGCGTCCGACTCAGGATGGCGGCATCCGACTGACTCGGATGCTTCGTGGGGTCGAGGAGAACAGGACACTCGATGGCCAGATGCTGAGAAGTGGTGAAAGCCGCCGATTGGGCGAAATGACACAGGCTTTGCAGGATATCTATGCCAAACCTGCGCGCTTGGTTCGCAAGGACCGTGAAATACCGATCTTTGGCCCGCTCGGTTTGCTCGCGGCGATTTTCCTGGAAGGTGAGAAGGGCCTTTCGCTCCAACGATATAAGGGGCTGGGGGAGATGAACCCTGATCAGCTCTGGGAAACCACACTGGATCCGGTTGCGCGGACCATGCTGCAAGTTCATATCGAGGATGTTGCCGAGGCGGAGGATCTGTTCACCAAACTGATGGGTGATGTCGTGGAGCCGCGGCGGGAATTCATTCAGCAGAATGCTCTCAGCGTCGAGAATCTCGACATCTGA
- a CDS encoding LysE family translocator encodes MTLQAESIWLYAIAMIGIWFTPGPVWVAIIARALASGFRGVWPLAIGVAIGDAIWPLIAIFGLAVIVSQNAMMIEAMRWVAAAVFIGMGVMLLRKASQPVERDSRLTRSGTWAGFSAGLLAIAGNPKAALFYVGVLPGFFDVTQLTGLDVTTIVVMSCVIPFCLNLGMGGAIAAARSRLSSPTGLRRMNLVSGGLLIAVGCVIGFGQMLAG; translated from the coding sequence ATGACGCTGCAAGCAGAGTCAATCTGGCTTTATGCCATTGCGATGATCGGGATCTGGTTCACACCCGGACCGGTCTGGGTGGCGATCATCGCGCGGGCACTGGCCTCGGGCTTCAGAGGGGTATGGCCCTTGGCGATCGGAGTTGCCATAGGTGATGCGATATGGCCGCTGATCGCGATTTTCGGTTTGGCCGTGATCGTTTCCCAAAACGCCATGATGATCGAGGCGATGCGTTGGGTCGCCGCAGCGGTTTTTATCGGCATGGGCGTCATGTTGTTGCGAAAGGCATCGCAGCCGGTGGAGCGCGACTCTCGTCTGACCCGCAGCGGCACATGGGCTGGATTCTCGGCAGGACTGTTGGCCATTGCCGGAAACCCCAAGGCGGCGTTGTTCTATGTTGGCGTGCTACCTGGTTTTTTTGATGTCACGCAGCTGACCGGCCTGGATGTCACGACCATTGTGGTCATGTCCTGTGTGATCCCCTTCTGCCTTAATCTCGGCATGGGAGGGGCTATCGCCGCTGCTCGTTCAAGACTGTCCAGCCCGACCGGTTTAAGGCGAATGAATCTGGTCTCGGGCGGGTTATTGATCGCGGTCGGTTGCGTGATCGGGTTTGGACAGATGCTGGCCGGCTGA
- a CDS encoding aminotransferase class V-fold PLP-dependent enzyme, which produces MSLFARFREGLDNVRALHDGLIGRDAMVPGPFGPHRLIYADYVASGRALHQVEKTIIEEVLPWYANSHTEASHCGGMMTRLRRAARAEILHCTGGGDEHAVLFTGSGATAGLNRLVHVFGVGPGWTVLIGPYEHHSNILPWRESGARVVEIPEAQAGGPDLSAIRTELDRGGPIFGAFSAASNVTGVVTDVAAVTRLMKDRGAKILWDYAGGAPYLPIDMSLGMDAVVTSPHKFIGGPGASGVTILRRDSVVASRPTQPGGGTVRFVNSQGQDYALTVEAREESGTPNVIGDIRAAMVFALKDAIGQKQIDTIHSRWQDKAARLNTVAELQMLGHPTAARLPILAFRIRDGQGGFIHQQLATRMLSDLYGVQARGGCACAGPYVHRLLEIDEESSTQLRSAILRGEEIQKPGFVRLNLCWAAPEDEIDMILDAVCDLASNASRYADQYSCDPATAIFSPVAA; this is translated from the coding sequence GTGAGCTTATTTGCTAGATTTCGGGAAGGTTTGGATAATGTCCGCGCCTTACATGACGGGTTAATCGGTCGCGATGCGATGGTTCCCGGTCCATTCGGTCCACACCGGTTGATCTATGCTGATTACGTCGCCTCGGGGCGCGCCCTGCATCAGGTCGAAAAGACCATCATTGAAGAGGTGCTACCTTGGTATGCCAACAGTCATACCGAGGCCAGCCATTGCGGCGGCATGATGACTCGCCTGAGACGAGCAGCGCGAGCCGAGATCCTGCATTGCACCGGTGGCGGGGACGAGCATGCTGTTCTTTTTACCGGTTCCGGAGCGACCGCGGGGTTGAACCGATTGGTTCATGTCTTCGGTGTCGGGCCGGGGTGGACGGTATTGATCGGTCCATATGAACATCACTCCAATATCCTGCCTTGGCGGGAAAGCGGCGCCAGGGTGGTCGAGATACCCGAGGCACAGGCAGGCGGCCCCGATCTATCGGCAATCCGGACGGAACTTGACCGTGGAGGACCAATCTTCGGCGCATTCTCGGCAGCCTCCAATGTCACTGGAGTGGTAACTGACGTCGCTGCGGTGACACGGCTGATGAAAGATCGCGGTGCCAAAATCCTGTGGGACTATGCGGGGGGAGCGCCCTATCTGCCCATCGACATGAGCCTGGGAATGGACGCCGTTGTCACCTCCCCCCATAAGTTCATTGGTGGGCCGGGGGCGTCCGGGGTAACGATCCTGCGCAGGGATTCGGTGGTGGCATCACGACCAACCCAACCGGGAGGCGGCACGGTTCGCTTCGTCAATTCTCAGGGGCAGGATTATGCGTTGACCGTGGAGGCAAGAGAGGAAAGCGGAACGCCCAATGTGATCGGCGACATTCGAGCGGCGATGGTCTTCGCCTTGAAAGATGCGATAGGGCAGAAGCAAATCGATACAATCCATTCCCGCTGGCAGGACAAGGCGGCGCGCTTGAATACCGTTGCCGAGTTGCAGATGCTTGGGCATCCGACGGCGGCGCGGCTGCCGATCCTTGCTTTTCGAATCCGCGATGGCCAGGGCGGGTTCATCCACCAGCAACTTGCGACCCGAATGCTGTCGGATCTTTACGGGGTTCAGGCGCGCGGCGGCTGCGCTTGTGCCGGGCCATATGTCCATCGGCTGCTGGAAATAGATGAGGAATCGTCGACTCAGCTGCGCTCCGCAATCCTGCGCGGCGAGGAAATTCAAAAACCCGGTTTCGTGCGCCTGAATTTGTGCTGGGCTGCCCCCGAGGATGAGATCGACATGATCCTTGATGCTGTTTGCGATCTGGCAAGCAATGCGTCGCGCTATGCGGACCAATATTCCTGCGATCCAGCGACGGCGATATTCAGCCCGGTCGCGGCGTGA
- the dnaN gene encoding DNA polymerase III subunit beta codes for MKFSIERAVLVKAVSQAQSVVERRNTIPILANVLIEATPDGVSFRATDLDVEVVDRAVAQVERPGATTVSAIMLNEIARKLPDGALVQITSDDAAGRLTVEAGRSNFNLATLPREDFPVLAATEYSANFTASASVLRRLFDKAKFAISTEETRYYLNGVYMHVAESEDGPMLRCVATDGHRLARIDAALPDGAAELPGVIVPRKTVGELRKLLDDDEADIAVSVSETKIRFATADITLTSKVIDGTFPDYSRVIPSNNTRKLEVDASDFARAVDRVATVSSERSRAVKLSLESDRLVLSVNAPDSGAAEEELIVAYSDEPLEIGFNAKYLQEIASQVDRDNAVFMFNSSGDAALIREGSDQSAIYVVMPMRV; via the coding sequence ATGAAATTCTCGATTGAGCGCGCCGTTCTGGTCAAAGCCGTATCGCAGGCCCAATCGGTCGTTGAGCGGCGCAACACGATTCCCATTCTGGCCAATGTCCTGATCGAAGCGACGCCTGACGGTGTCAGCTTTCGTGCCACCGACCTGGATGTCGAGGTGGTGGATCGCGCGGTTGCCCAAGTGGAACGACCGGGCGCAACCACGGTTAGTGCCATCATGTTGAATGAGATCGCCCGGAAACTGCCTGATGGTGCCTTGGTGCAGATCACCTCGGACGACGCGGCGGGACGACTGACCGTCGAGGCGGGCCGGTCGAATTTCAACCTGGCCACGCTTCCACGCGAGGATTTTCCGGTTCTGGCTGCGACGGAATACAGCGCCAATTTCACAGCTTCGGCATCGGTCCTGCGACGCCTTTTCGACAAGGCGAAATTCGCGATATCGACCGAAGAGACCCGCTATTACCTCAATGGCGTTTACATGCATGTGGCGGAATCCGAAGATGGTCCGATGCTGCGTTGCGTGGCGACCGACGGGCATCGTCTGGCGCGTATCGATGCGGCGTTGCCCGATGGCGCTGCGGAGTTGCCGGGTGTCATCGTGCCACGCAAGACGGTGGGTGAGCTGCGCAAGCTCTTGGACGACGACGAGGCCGATATTGCGGTTTCCGTCAGCGAGACCAAGATCCGCTTTGCCACGGCCGATATCACGCTGACCTCGAAGGTCATCGACGGCACCTTCCCGGACTATTCCCGCGTCATTCCCTCGAACAACACCCGTAAGCTCGAGGTCGATGCGAGTGATTTCGCGCGCGCCGTGGATCGTGTGGCGACCGTCAGCAGCGAACGCTCACGCGCCGTCAAGCTGTCACTGGAGTCAGACCGGCTGGTTCTCTCGGTGAATGCGCCTGATTCCGGTGCAGCCGAGGAAGAGCTTATCGTGGCTTATTCCGACGAACCGCTGGAGATCGGTTTCAATGCCAAGTATCTGCAGGAGATCGCCAGCCAGGTCGATCGTGACAACGCCGTATTCATGTTCAACAGCTCGGGCGATGCCGCGCTGATCCGTGAAGGCAGCGATCAAAGCGCGATCTATGTCGTCATGCCGATGCGGGTGTGA
- a CDS encoding Lrp/AsnC family transcriptional regulator, which produces MLHLDNIDHHILEALQQDASLSQRELAERIGLSQNACWRRLQKLTEAGILQGSRAIINAAGAGLHLTVFVMIRTRHHDDAWARRFRARVESIPEITEFHRIGGEWDYMAKLVTTSMSGYDRCYKALIEDMNLERVTGVFSMETIFEGRPFRLP; this is translated from the coding sequence ATGCTTCATTTAGACAATATTGACCACCATATCCTGGAGGCTTTGCAACAGGATGCTTCTCTGTCGCAGCGTGAATTGGCAGAGCGAATCGGATTGTCACAGAACGCCTGTTGGCGGAGGCTACAAAAACTGACCGAAGCCGGGATTCTGCAGGGAAGCCGCGCGATCATCAATGCAGCAGGCGCCGGACTGCATTTGACCGTGTTCGTGATGATTCGCACCCGACATCACGATGATGCTTGGGCCCGTCGCTTTCGCGCCCGCGTCGAGTCGATACCGGAGATTACTGAATTTCACAGGATCGGCGGCGAATGGGATTATATGGCCAAGCTGGTGACAACATCGATGAGCGGCTATGATCGATGCTACAAGGCGCTGATCGAAGATATGAACCTTGAACGTGTCACAGGCGTGTTCTCGATGGAGACCATATTCGAGGGCCGCCCGTTTCGATTGCCATGA